From Pulveribacter suum, a single genomic window includes:
- a CDS encoding PsiF family protein — protein sequence MKNLLTCLALAALALPALAAPAAADAASAPAAKKAPTAQQTKMKSCNADAKAKDLKGDERKAFMKTCLSTSKQEKQHDKMTSCNADAKTKDLKGDERKAFMKECLSNKPA from the coding sequence CTGAAGAACCTGCTCACCTGCCTGGCCCTTGCCGCCCTGGCCCTGCCCGCCCTGGCCGCCCCCGCAGCGGCCGATGCCGCGAGCGCTCCGGCCGCCAAGAAGGCGCCCACCGCCCAGCAAACGAAGATGAAGAGCTGCAACGCCGACGCCAAGGCCAAGGACTTGAAGGGCGACGAGCGCAAGGCTTTCATGAAGACCTGCCTGAGCACCAGCAAGCAGGAAAAGCAGCACGACAAGATGACCAGCTGCAACGCCGACGCCAAGACCAAGGACCTGAAGGGCGACGAGCGCAAGGCCTTCATGAAGGAATGCCTGTCGAACAAGCCTGCCTGA